In Candidatus Binataceae bacterium, the following proteins share a genomic window:
- a CDS encoding NHL repeat-containing protein, with the protein MIIRLSSHLTCKALIGLVLASLAAGCGGGSSGPPPAPRVFAPNSATNSIAVYNSRANGDAKPLRSIDGGTTQLANPQAIAFDNRGLIYVANGDNSTITVFSHSANGDVGPISVISGASTLLIDPEGIRVDRQNRIYAANAGGNTVTVYAPAASGNAAPIALVGGPATGLKEPEDVIFDPAGNVYVANTAGNSVTVYPPNSNGNAAFIRRIKGLLTRLHAPDALAMDGSGNLYVANSDSDSVTVYAPGANGDVAPVGVLAGPETMIAAPGGIAYGGGLLFVASSPEDAILRFNALTRGNNSPQAVIEGADTELSVPFGIALSF; encoded by the coding sequence ATGATCATACGACTTTCATCGCATCTAACCTGCAAAGCCTTGATTGGACTCGTTCTCGCCTCGCTCGCCGCGGGATGCGGCGGTGGTTCGAGCGGTCCGCCACCCGCGCCGCGAGTCTTCGCCCCAAACTCGGCGACCAATTCGATCGCGGTCTACAACTCGCGGGCCAATGGTGACGCCAAGCCGCTGCGCTCAATCGACGGCGGCACCACGCAGCTCGCAAATCCCCAGGCGATCGCATTCGACAATCGGGGACTGATCTACGTCGCCAACGGTGACAACAGCACGATCACCGTTTTCAGCCATTCCGCGAATGGCGACGTAGGGCCGATATCGGTCATCAGCGGCGCGAGCACGCTGCTGATCGACCCCGAGGGAATCAGGGTCGATCGCCAGAACCGGATTTATGCGGCCAATGCAGGCGGCAACACGGTGACGGTTTATGCACCCGCAGCCAGCGGCAACGCGGCGCCCATCGCGCTGGTTGGAGGCCCGGCGACGGGTCTCAAGGAACCTGAGGACGTCATTTTCGATCCCGCCGGCAACGTGTATGTCGCGAACACGGCGGGAAATTCCGTCACCGTCTATCCGCCGAATAGCAACGGCAATGCCGCCTTCATTCGGCGGATCAAAGGGTTGCTCACGCGATTGCACGCACCTGACGCGCTCGCGATGGACGGCAGTGGCAACCTCTACGTCGCCAACAGCGACAGCGATTCGGTGACGGTCTACGCGCCAGGAGCTAACGGCGACGTCGCCCCGGTGGGTGTGCTTGCCGGGCCCGAAACGATGATCGCCGCTCCCGGCGGAATCGCGTACGGCGGCGGCCTGCTGTTCGTCGCGTCGAGTCCCGAGGATGCGATCCTGCGCTTCAACGCGCTCACGCGCGGCAACAACTCGCCGCAGGCCGTGATTGAAGGGGCGGATACGGAGCTCTCGGTTCCGTTCGGTATCGCTCTCAGCTTCTGA